A genomic segment from Candidatus Hinthialibacter antarcticus encodes:
- a CDS encoding septal ring lytic transglycosylase RlpA family protein, translated as MKQIYPSWVRLLALTVLLTTFTGCAGIKIVRIPIPVPTFGFGGDKSPKKTEPTKEAIAQSGDHKMTGTASWYGPKFHGRRTANGERFNMNAMTAAHPSLPFNTRLRVTNLDNGRKCIVRINDRGPFKGGRIVDLSRAAARKLDFERDGLAKVRLEVL; from the coding sequence ATGAAACAGATATATCCATCGTGGGTGCGTTTGCTCGCGCTGACGGTTTTACTAACAACTTTCACTGGATGCGCTGGAATCAAAATCGTGCGTATTCCTATCCCGGTTCCGACCTTTGGCTTCGGCGGCGATAAATCGCCCAAAAAGACTGAGCCGACGAAAGAAGCCATCGCTCAAAGCGGAGATCACAAAATGACTGGCACCGCCTCCTGGTACGGTCCCAAATTTCATGGCCGCCGCACTGCCAACGGCGAACGCTTTAACATGAACGCGATGACCGCCGCTCACCCGAGTTTGCCCTTCAATACGCGATTGCGCGTGACCAATTTAGACAACGGTCGCAAATGTATTGTCCGCATCAATGATCGAGGCCCCTTCAAAGGCGGGCGCATTGTTGACCTCTCCCGCGCCGCTGCGAGAAAACTCGACTTTGAGCGGGATGGATTGGCTAAGGTTCGCCTGGAAGTATTGTAA
- a CDS encoding pentapeptide repeat-containing protein, producing MNLYYDFVKCESGDGGCYALTHESVCWRHLHGREKYHSQVIKVARSGASLAGWVLSGIDLSGEKLAGVDFSHAMLAGCSLQGADLTGCNFTRANLEGANLRGAILTGANFEFAILGAANLSDAQLERANLKRSNLVGAIARNANCREAQFFYSRPARADFSKADLTNADITRAIFRQAKLIDANLTGAQGKANFDGADLKGALQ from the coding sequence ATGAATTTATATTATGACTTCGTCAAATGCGAATCGGGCGACGGCGGTTGTTATGCGTTAACCCACGAGAGCGTCTGTTGGAGGCATCTGCATGGTCGCGAGAAATACCACTCGCAAGTCATAAAGGTCGCCCGTTCGGGCGCGTCGCTGGCGGGTTGGGTGTTATCGGGAATCGACCTCAGCGGCGAAAAACTGGCGGGCGTTGATTTTTCTCATGCGATGCTGGCGGGTTGTTCGCTGCAAGGCGCCGACCTCACCGGATGCAACTTCACCCGCGCCAACCTCGAAGGCGCCAACCTGCGCGGCGCAATTCTGACCGGCGCCAATTTTGAATTTGCTATCCTCGGCGCCGCCAATTTGTCTGACGCCCAACTCGAACGCGCCAATCTCAAGCGCAGCAACCTCGTCGGCGCCATTGCGCGAAACGCGAATTGCCGCGAGGCGCAGTTTTTTTATTCGCGACCAGCGCGGGCGGATTTCTCCAAAGCCGACCTGACCAACGCTGATATCACCCGCGCCATCTTTCGCCAAGCGAAACTGATTGACGCAAACCTGACCGGCGCCCAAGGCAAAGCCAACTTTGATGGCGCCGACTTGAAGGGAGCGCTTCAATAA